One window of Legionella pneumophila subsp. pneumophila str. Philadelphia 1 genomic DNA carries:
- the nusB gene encoding transcription antitermination factor NusB: MEKQSIRGKRRARKFALQALYQWLMSGTDLHEIEAQFRTINNMDKVDGEYFCRLLYGIPTHVEALEASLLPYLDREINALNPIELTVLRIGSFELFHCPEIPYKVILDESVSLTKEFGSQEGYRYVNGVLNNLAKQVRSVEVSLDNE, from the coding sequence GTGGAAAAACAATCAATTCGTGGTAAAAGACGAGCTCGAAAATTTGCATTGCAAGCCCTTTATCAATGGCTGATGTCTGGTACAGATCTTCATGAAATTGAAGCTCAATTCAGAACAATTAATAATATGGATAAAGTAGATGGAGAATATTTCTGCCGCCTGTTATACGGCATTCCAACTCATGTGGAAGCATTGGAGGCAAGTTTACTGCCGTATCTAGACAGAGAAATCAATGCATTGAATCCAATAGAGCTTACTGTATTGAGAATTGGGTCTTTTGAATTGTTTCATTGCCCTGAGATACCTTATAAGGTCATTCTTGATGAATCAGTATCCTTGACTAAAGAGTTTGGTTCACAAGAGGGATATCGTTACGTTAATGGGGTATTGAATAATTTGGCAAAACAGGTTCGTTCTGTTGAAGTCAGTCTTGATAATGAATGA